A genomic stretch from Calidithermus timidus DSM 17022 includes:
- a CDS encoding zf-TFIIB domain-containing protein has product MPLLTCPVPGCESGMNEVVRNGVHIDVCPKCRGVWLDPGEMERLLGQVREYEREYEAELEAYRQQDPRYRQSSEYRRTHDTDHGYDDYKRRRRKSKLEQLFDLFD; this is encoded by the coding sequence ATGCCCCTACTCACCTGCCCCGTTCCGGGATGCGAATCAGGCATGAACGAGGTCGTGCGCAATGGAGTCCACATCGACGTGTGCCCCAAGTGCCGGGGTGTCTGGCTTGATCCGGGCGAGATGGAACGCCTGCTGGGCCAGGTGCGCGAGTACGAGCGGGAGTACGAGGCCGAACTCGAGGCCTACCGCCAGCAGGACCCTCGCTACCGTCAGAGCTCCGAATACCGCCGCACCCACGATACCGATCACGGCTACGACGACTACAAGCGGCGGCGCAGGAAGAGCAAGCTCGAGCAGCTCTTCGACCTTTTCGACTAA
- the nuoE gene encoding complex I 24 kDa subunit family protein encodes MGFFDDKQDWLAEVFGQYPERRAALMPLLRRVQQDEGWISPERQEEIARLVGTTATEVAGVMSFYSYYQALPTGKYHIQVCATLSCAIAGADELWDELVNELQILRGDVSDDGLFSIQKVECLGSCHTAPVIQINDEPYVECVTKARLRALLEGLRQGKRLEEIQLPGKVGHVVHNRGDEVGA; translated from the coding sequence ATGGGATTCTTCGACGACAAACAGGATTGGCTGGCTGAGGTCTTCGGCCAGTACCCCGAGCGCCGCGCGGCCTTGATGCCCCTGCTGCGCCGGGTTCAACAGGATGAGGGTTGGATCAGCCCCGAGCGCCAGGAGGAGATCGCGCGATTGGTAGGTACCACCGCCACCGAGGTGGCCGGGGTGATGAGCTTTTACAGCTACTACCAGGCCCTGCCCACCGGCAAGTACCACATCCAGGTCTGCGCCACGCTCTCCTGCGCCATCGCCGGGGCCGACGAGCTGTGGGATGAGCTGGTAAATGAGCTGCAGATCCTGCGCGGAGACGTGAGCGACGACGGGCTCTTCAGCATTCAGAAGGTGGAGTGCCTGGGCTCGTGCCACACCGCGCCGGTGATCCAGATCAACGACGAGCCCTACGTTGAGTGCGTGACCAAGGCCCGCCTGCGCGCCCTGTTGGAGGGGCTGCGCCAGGGCAAGCGCTTGGAGGAGATTCAGCTCCCCGGCAAGGTCGGGCACGTGGTGCACAACCGGGGTGACGAGGTGGGTGCATGA
- the nuoD gene encoding NADH dehydrogenase (quinone) subunit D, with product MTLNVGPQHPSTHGVLRVVVDLSGEQILRLTPHIGYLHTGFEKNMENRTYTQCITYTPRMDYLHSFAHDLAYALAVEKLVGAEVPPRAQVIRVMLNELSRIASHLVFLGTGLLDFGALTPFFYAFREREALLDLFEWVSGQRFHHNYIRIGGLKEDLPEEFLGEVKKFLAVMPYRIDEYEKLFRESPIFYERAKGVAVIPAEDAINLSLTGGSLRASGVNYDVRKAYPYAGYESYNFDVPVLQGGDVYDRMVIRILEMRESVKIIRQAVERLEGLGPGPIRDPNPQISLPPRELLETSMEAVIYHFKLVTEGFHPALGEVYVPTESARGELGYYIVSDGGSMPYRVKVRAPSFVNLQSLSYACRGVQVADMVAVIASLDPVMGDVDR from the coding sequence ATGACCCTCAACGTCGGGCCGCAGCACCCTTCCACCCACGGCGTACTGCGCGTGGTGGTGGACCTCTCGGGCGAGCAGATCCTGCGCCTGACCCCCCACATCGGCTACCTGCACACCGGCTTCGAGAAGAACATGGAGAACCGTACCTATACGCAGTGCATCACCTACACCCCGCGTATGGACTACCTCCATTCCTTCGCCCACGATCTGGCCTATGCCCTGGCCGTGGAGAAGCTGGTAGGGGCCGAGGTCCCCCCCAGGGCCCAGGTCATCCGGGTGATGCTCAACGAACTCTCCCGCATCGCTTCCCACCTGGTGTTCTTGGGCACGGGCCTATTGGACTTCGGCGCGCTCACGCCCTTCTTCTATGCCTTCCGTGAGCGCGAAGCGCTGCTCGACCTCTTCGAGTGGGTCTCGGGGCAGCGCTTCCACCACAACTACATCCGCATCGGCGGCCTCAAGGAGGACCTGCCAGAGGAGTTCCTCGGCGAGGTCAAGAAGTTCCTCGCCGTCATGCCCTACCGCATCGACGAGTACGAGAAGCTCTTCCGTGAGAGCCCCATCTTCTACGAGCGGGCTAAGGGAGTGGCGGTGATCCCGGCTGAGGACGCCATCAACCTCTCGCTTACCGGCGGGAGCTTGCGGGCCAGCGGCGTGAACTACGACGTGCGCAAGGCCTACCCCTACGCCGGCTACGAGAGCTACAACTTCGACGTGCCCGTGCTCCAGGGCGGCGACGTCTACGACCGCATGGTCATCCGCATCCTCGAGATGCGCGAGTCGGTCAAGATCATCCGCCAGGCCGTGGAGCGGCTCGAGGGCCTCGGTCCCGGCCCCATCCGCGACCCCAACCCGCAGATCTCCCTGCCGCCCAGGGAATTGCTGGAGACCTCGATGGAGGCGGTGATCTACCACTTCAAGCTGGTGACCGAGGGCTTCCACCCGGCTTTGGGCGAGGTCTACGTGCCCACCGAGAGCGCCCGCGGCGAGCTGGGCTACTACATCGTCTCCGACGGTGGCTCGATGCCCTACCGCGTCAAGGTACGCGCCCCCAGCTTCGTCAACCTGCAGTCGCTCTCCTACGCCTGCAGGGGTGTGCAGGTGGCCGACATGGTGGCGGTGATCGCTTCGCTCGACCCGGTGATGGGGGACGTGGATCGGTGA
- the nuoF gene encoding NADH-quinone oxidoreductase subunit NuoF, with amino-acid sequence MSNGPIVSGKDPRFEVTLYKHVGKDQSWTLDYYLEHGGYQAIQKAIAMGQDAVIEEVKRSGLRGRGGAGFPTGLKWSFMPKNTGKQHYIVCNADESEPGSFKDRYLLEDDPHQLIEGMMIAGLAIQATKGYIYIRGEYRRAYDRVVAAIKEARERGYLGQNLFGTSFEFDLYVHRGAGAYICGEETALMNSLEGLRANPRMKPPFPAQAGLWGKPTTINNVESLCSVVHIIQRGADWFASMGTEKSKGHKLFQVSGPFKRPGVYELPLGTTFRELLYDWAGGPTEPIQAIIPGGSSCPPLPWNDEVLDTPMDYESIAAKGSLLGTGGVIGIPASMSMVDAMWNVTRFYGHESCGKCTPCREGVSGWMVRLFEKMGTGQGEKGDVELLEDLLNQIEGRSFCALADAACWPVRGSLKHFREQFVDVVENKKALERVGSRWA; translated from the coding sequence ATGAGCAACGGACCCATTGTCTCGGGCAAGGATCCCCGCTTCGAGGTGACGCTGTACAAGCACGTGGGCAAGGACCAATCCTGGACGCTGGACTATTACCTCGAGCACGGCGGTTACCAGGCCATTCAGAAGGCCATTGCCATGGGCCAGGACGCGGTGATCGAGGAGGTCAAGCGCTCCGGGTTGCGCGGACGCGGGGGAGCGGGCTTCCCTACCGGCCTCAAGTGGAGCTTCATGCCCAAGAACACCGGCAAGCAGCACTACATCGTCTGCAACGCCGACGAGAGTGAGCCGGGCAGCTTCAAAGACCGCTACCTCCTCGAGGACGACCCCCACCAGCTCATCGAGGGCATGATGATCGCGGGGCTCGCCATCCAAGCCACCAAGGGCTACATCTACATCCGCGGCGAGTACCGCCGGGCCTACGACCGCGTGGTGGCGGCTATCAAGGAGGCCCGCGAGCGCGGCTACTTAGGCCAGAACCTCTTCGGCACCTCCTTCGAGTTCGACCTCTACGTGCACCGGGGGGCTGGGGCCTATATCTGCGGTGAGGAGACGGCGCTGATGAACTCCTTGGAGGGCCTGCGGGCCAACCCCCGCATGAAGCCGCCCTTCCCGGCCCAGGCCGGGCTGTGGGGCAAGCCCACGACCATCAACAACGTCGAATCGCTGTGCAGCGTGGTGCACATCATCCAGCGCGGGGCCGATTGGTTCGCCAGCATGGGCACCGAGAAGTCGAAGGGCCACAAGCTCTTCCAGGTCTCGGGGCCCTTCAAGCGCCCCGGCGTGTACGAGTTGCCGCTGGGCACCACCTTCCGCGAACTGCTCTACGACTGGGCCGGGGGGCCTACCGAGCCCATCCAGGCCATCATCCCCGGCGGCTCCTCCTGCCCGCCGCTGCCCTGGAATGACGAGGTCCTCGACACCCCCATGGACTACGAGTCCATCGCGGCCAAGGGCTCGCTGCTGGGCACGGGTGGGGTCATCGGCATCCCCGCCAGCATGAGCATGGTGGACGCGATGTGGAACGTGACCCGCTTTTACGGCCACGAGTCCTGCGGCAAGTGCACCCCCTGCCGCGAGGGGGTCTCGGGCTGGATGGTGCGCCTGTTCGAGAAGATGGGCACCGGGCAGGGGGAAAAGGGCGACGTGGAGTTGCTGGAGGACCTCTTGAACCAGATCGAGGGGCGTTCCTTCTGCGCCCTGGCCGACGCGGCCTGCTGGCCGGTGCGCGGCAGCCTCAAGCACTTCCGCGAGCAGTTCGTGGACGTGGTGGAGAACAAGAAGGCGCTCGAGCGGGTGGGAAGCCGCTGGGCCTGA
- the nuoH gene encoding NADH-quinone oxidoreductase subunit NuoH: MTDPLWMVGIKAFLVVFGLLTAFAYMTLIERRLLARFQVRWGPNRVGPMGLLQPLADAIKSILKEDIVPTKADKVVFVLAPVIAITFALVGFGLIPFGPEGAFFGFDPWVINLDVGILYLFAVSEMAVYGIFLAGWASNSKYSLLGSLRSSAALISYELALGMSLLAPVMLVGSLNLQDIVEWQDKHVWLILPMFPAFVLFTIASMAEAARTPFDLPEAEQELVGGYSTEYASIKWALFQMAEYVHLITASALIPTIYLGGWKMPGFIPDIPYLWMFLKIALFLFFFIWIRATWFRLRYDQLMRFGWGRLFPAALVWFLVVAFYVALNGGKA, encoded by the coding sequence ATGACTGATCCGTTGTGGATGGTCGGCATCAAGGCCTTTTTGGTGGTGTTCGGCCTGCTGACCGCATTCGCCTACATGACCCTGATCGAGCGCCGCCTGCTGGCGCGCTTCCAGGTGCGCTGGGGTCCCAACCGGGTGGGGCCGATGGGCCTGTTGCAACCCCTGGCCGACGCCATCAAGTCGATCCTCAAAGAAGACATCGTGCCCACCAAGGCCGACAAAGTGGTCTTCGTGCTGGCCCCCGTCATCGCCATCACTTTTGCGCTGGTGGGCTTCGGCTTGATCCCCTTCGGCCCTGAGGGCGCCTTCTTCGGCTTCGACCCTTGGGTGATCAACCTCGACGTGGGCATCCTCTACCTCTTCGCCGTGAGCGAGATGGCGGTCTATGGCATCTTCCTGGCCGGATGGGCTTCGAATTCCAAGTACTCGCTGCTGGGTTCGCTGCGCTCCTCGGCGGCCCTGATCTCCTACGAGCTGGCTTTGGGCATGAGCCTCTTGGCCCCGGTGATGCTGGTGGGCTCCTTGAACTTGCAGGACATCGTGGAGTGGCAGGACAAGCACGTCTGGTTGATCCTGCCGATGTTCCCGGCCTTCGTGCTCTTCACCATCGCCTCGATGGCCGAGGCCGCCCGCACCCCCTTCGACCTGCCCGAAGCCGAGCAGGAGCTGGTGGGTGGCTACAGCACCGAGTACGCTTCGATCAAGTGGGCGCTGTTCCAGATGGCCGAGTACGTGCACCTCATCACCGCCTCGGCGCTGATCCCCACCATCTACCTGGGTGGCTGGAAGATGCCGGGCTTCATCCCCGACATCCCCTACTTGTGGATGTTCCTCAAGATCGCGCTGTTTTTGTTCTTCTTCATTTGGATCCGCGCCACTTGGTTCCGTCTGCGCTACGACCAGCTCATGCGCTTTGGCTGGGGCCGGTTGTTCCCGGCGGCGCTGGTGTGGTTTTTGGTGGTGGCCTTCTACGTGGCGCTCAACGGAGGTAAAGCATGA
- a CDS encoding NuoB/complex I 20 kDa subunit family protein translates to MPTIADLFSKDVQELENEGILFTTLEKLVAWGRSNSLWPATFGLACCAIEMMASTDARNDLSRFGSEVFRASPRQADVMIVAGRLSKKMAPVMRRVYDQMPDPKWVISMGACASSGGMFNNYAIVQNVDSVVPVDVYVPGCPPRPEALIYAVMQLQKKIRGQARDDLGRRLPPVEAWKR, encoded by the coding sequence ATGCCGACGATTGCAGATTTGTTCAGCAAAGACGTGCAGGAGCTCGAGAACGAGGGCATCCTGTTCACTACCTTGGAGAAGCTGGTGGCCTGGGGGCGCTCCAACAGCTTGTGGCCGGCGACATTTGGCCTGGCCTGCTGCGCCATCGAGATGATGGCCTCCACCGACGCCCGTAACGACCTCAGTCGCTTCGGCTCCGAGGTCTTCCGGGCCTCGCCCCGCCAGGCCGACGTGATGATCGTAGCCGGGCGCCTCTCCAAGAAGATGGCCCCGGTGATGCGGCGGGTCTACGACCAGATGCCCGACCCTAAGTGGGTCATCAGCATGGGGGCCTGTGCGAGCTCGGGAGGCATGTTCAACAACTATGCCATCGTGCAGAACGTCGATAGCGTGGTTCCGGTGGACGTGTATGTGCCCGGCTGTCCGCCCCGTCCCGAGGCCCTGATCTACGCGGTGATGCAACTTCAGAAGAAGATCCGGGGCCAGGCCCGCGACGACCTGGGGCGCAGGCTGCCTCCGGTCGAAGCCTGGAAGCGCTAA
- a CDS encoding NADH-quinone oxidoreductase subunit A: protein MTASPSSEYLAVVVYIAVALAIGILAVVVGAVLGPKKPGRAKLMPYESGNDPAGEVKRFPVHFYAVAMLFIIFDVEVAFLWPYAVSAGSLGIAGFLGLLVFTVLLFVGFVYEWWKGVMRWR from the coding sequence ATGACAGCGTCACCTAGCAGTGAATACCTGGCGGTGGTGGTCTATATCGCCGTCGCGCTAGCTATCGGCATCCTGGCGGTGGTGGTAGGAGCGGTGCTGGGCCCGAAGAAGCCGGGCCGCGCCAAACTGATGCCCTACGAGTCGGGCAACGATCCCGCTGGGGAGGTCAAGCGCTTCCCCGTGCATTTTTATGCCGTGGCCATGCTCTTCATCATCTTCGACGTGGAAGTAGCTTTTCTGTGGCCTTACGCGGTGAGCGCCGGGTCTTTGGGGATCGCGGGCTTCTTGGGCTTGCTGGTCTTCACCGTGCTGCTGTTCGTGGGCTTCGTCTACGAGTGGTGGAAGGGCGTGATGAGGTGGCGCTAG
- a CDS encoding NADH-quinone oxidoreductase subunit C, translated as MQRLQQVLEQAKNHGWPVEQAHGNTWVTLPRTLFKTQMEAWKTQGFNYLADIVGIDYLKYPEKKTERFCVVYELVSLPGYKSGDGSRFFVRVFVPESNPVLPTLSDLWMGADFLEREVYDMFGIKFEGHPDLRKILTPEDLEGFPLRKDFPLGETPTLFKEGRFIDPDAFRAGLSGDKAGMTGWRGGSRKGYRDVFEEIQKANEGPAALHQAAKEGGN; from the coding sequence ATGCAGCGATTGCAGCAGGTGCTCGAGCAGGCCAAGAACCACGGCTGGCCGGTGGAGCAGGCTCATGGCAACACCTGGGTCACTCTGCCCCGCACCCTCTTCAAGACCCAGATGGAGGCCTGGAAGACCCAGGGCTTCAACTACCTCGCCGACATCGTCGGCATCGATTACCTGAAGTACCCCGAGAAGAAGACGGAGCGTTTTTGCGTGGTCTATGAGCTGGTGTCGCTGCCGGGCTACAAGAGTGGCGACGGCAGCCGCTTCTTCGTGCGGGTATTCGTCCCCGAGAGCAATCCGGTGCTGCCCACGCTCAGCGATCTCTGGATGGGGGCCGACTTCCTCGAACGTGAGGTCTACGACATGTTCGGCATCAAGTTCGAGGGTCACCCGGACCTGCGCAAGATCCTCACCCCCGAAGACCTCGAGGGCTTCCCCTTGCGCAAGGACTTCCCGCTGGGCGAGACCCCCACCCTCTTCAAGGAAGGCCGCTTCATCGACCCCGACGCCTTCCGGGCCGGGCTCTCCGGCGACAAAGCCGGCATGACCGGCTGGCGTGGGGGTAGCCGCAAGGGCTATCGGGACGTTTTCGAGGAGATCCAGAAGGCGAACGAAGGGCCCGCAGCCCTACACCAAGCGGCGAAGGAAGGGGGTAACTGA
- a CDS encoding phenylacetate--CoA ligase family protein, with product MNRLERLRQVIAAAQRHPVYAQRLKGLDAQNFTLEGLSQVPPVTRQEWIAYLQANPHPPQGAALMHLTPSPAMGWMPEYLGAEDVEYQAQALAGQMRRLGVGGKRALVTFGYHIFAGGWLFHEALQRAGAMVLPHGPGDAERIAQLQQQYGFEVLVCNPSFAMKIARAGGRFELLLAGGEPFTSVPGYREQLEAAIGGVAVDAYGTSELGVVAGEGLEKKGLVEIPEMAIIEVLDPETLEPTPDGEKGELVVTALSRTLMPMIRFRTGDLAIVQRANGQTVLPRGVIGRTDLMVKVKGVKLYPTELAPLLMAFGLDPRSGGAQVVVERGEGGTDRLYLRLKAAAVPPGLEEALRRATGLKFDGLEADPALEGPPLVDKRFE from the coding sequence ATGAACCGTCTCGAGCGACTGCGCCAAGTCATCGCCGCTGCCCAGCGGCATCCCGTGTACGCCCAGCGCCTGAAGGGGCTGGATGCCCAGAATTTCACGCTCGAGGGCCTCAGCCAGGTGCCCCCGGTGACCCGCCAGGAGTGGATTGCCTACCTCCAGGCCAACCCGCACCCACCCCAGGGCGCGGCCCTGATGCACCTCACCCCCAGTCCGGCTATGGGCTGGATGCCCGAGTACCTTGGTGCCGAGGATGTGGAGTACCAGGCCCAAGCCCTCGCTGGTCAGATGCGACGGCTGGGCGTGGGAGGTAAGAGGGCTTTGGTGACCTTTGGCTACCACATCTTCGCCGGCGGCTGGCTCTTCCATGAGGCCCTGCAGCGCGCCGGGGCCATGGTGCTGCCGCACGGTCCCGGCGACGCCGAGCGCATCGCCCAGCTTCAGCAGCAATACGGCTTTGAAGTCCTGGTCTGCAACCCTTCCTTCGCCATGAAGATCGCCCGAGCTGGGGGGCGCTTCGAGCTGCTGCTGGCTGGGGGTGAGCCCTTCACCAGTGTGCCGGGCTACCGCGAGCAGCTCGAGGCGGCGATCGGTGGCGTGGCCGTGGACGCTTACGGAACCTCCGAGCTCGGCGTGGTGGCCGGGGAGGGCCTGGAGAAAAAGGGCCTGGTGGAGATCCCCGAGATGGCCATCATCGAGGTGCTCGACCCCGAGACCCTCGAGCCCACCCCCGACGGCGAGAAGGGCGAATTGGTGGTCACGGCGCTCTCGCGCACCCTGATGCCCATGATCCGTTTCCGCACGGGCGACCTGGCCATAGTCCAGCGGGCCAATGGGCAAACCGTGCTACCCAGAGGGGTGATTGGCCGCACCGACCTGATGGTCAAGGTCAAGGGGGTCAAGCTCTACCCCACCGAACTCGCCCCCCTGCTGATGGCCTTCGGCCTTGACCCCCGCAGCGGGGGAGCCCAGGTGGTGGTGGAGCGGGGCGAAGGCGGCACCGACCGGCTCTACCTGCGGCTCAAGGCGGCGGCGGTCCCACCGGGCCTCGAGGAGGCCCTGCGCCGGGCCACCGGCCTCAAGTTCGACGGGCTCGAGGCCGACCCGGCGCTGGAAGGGCCGCCGCTGGTGGATAAGCGCTTTGAGTGA
- the nuoI gene encoding NADH-quinone oxidoreductase subunit NuoI, with the protein MSLTALAQSLGITLKALFSKPVTVSYPEAPVALKPRFHGRHVLTRHPNGLEKCIGCSLCAAACPAYAIYVEAAENDPENPVSAGERYAKVYEINMLRCIFCGLCEEACPTGAVVMGYDFEMADYRYSDFVYSKQDMLVEVQGTKPQRREASYTGKPIRRGYAVPYVRPELEGLDAPKAKDPSYTSIARQLGIDKAGGER; encoded by the coding sequence ATGAGCCTGACTGCATTGGCCCAGAGCCTGGGGATCACCCTCAAGGCGCTGTTCTCCAAGCCGGTGACGGTCTCCTACCCCGAGGCCCCGGTGGCCCTCAAGCCGCGCTTCCACGGGCGGCATGTGCTTACCCGTCACCCCAACGGCCTCGAGAAGTGCATCGGCTGTAGCCTGTGCGCGGCGGCCTGCCCGGCCTATGCCATCTACGTCGAGGCTGCGGAGAACGACCCCGAAAACCCCGTGAGTGCGGGCGAGCGCTACGCCAAGGTCTACGAGATCAACATGCTGCGCTGCATCTTCTGTGGCCTTTGCGAGGAAGCCTGCCCTACCGGCGCGGTGGTGATGGGCTACGACTTCGAGATGGCCGACTACCGCTACTCCGACTTCGTCTACTCCAAGCAGGACATGCTCGTCGAGGTGCAAGGCACCAAGCCCCAACGCCGCGAGGCCTCCTACACCGGCAAGCCGATCAGGCGGGGCTACGCGGTGCCCTACGTGCGACCCGAACTCGAGGGCCTCGACGCGCCGAAGGCCAAAGACCCCAGCTACACCTCCATCGCGCGGCAGCTAGGGATAGACAAAGCGGGAGGGGAGAGATGA
- a CDS encoding molybdopterin-dependent oxidoreductase: protein MAKVTVNDRVIEVPNGTSAMDAIFHAGYDVPLFCAEKHLSPVGACRMCLVRTGSPRKGPDGNWILDEKGNPKIFWMPKLVASCITAVTDGMVIDTLSDEVKHAQSGMVELTLFNHPLDCPTCDKGGACELQDRTVEYGLVEKFYHPNPMELPMYTRYEMTRRHVDKHHSLSEFIVLDRERCIHCKRCVRYFEEVPGDEVLDFIERGVHTFINTEDDGLPSNFTGNIVDICPVGALLDQTARFRARNWEYDSTETTSLDDASGAGIIVDTRSGVLERIRAAERREVNETWISDAARFGHEWVSQDRLTRPLVRRDGKLVEASWEEALAAIRAGLAGVAKHEIGLYLGGNATLEEGLAAVELAEALGTPHRDFQGRTNSPATAFPATTFAELLDAGFVLVLGDPSEEAPTVHLRLSEFSRGLKPAAALNHGTPFADLNIKERMERRLEKMALFSAYPARLAKWAFASGVHAPGAEAALLTALLGQSQAVPDGVSPEAVAWTRQRLEAGKAVIVLGAAVLNDPLAAAKARALAEKYGAKVMCMTPAANARGLESLGLYPGKGGVGWTESGLKAAYYGFLPTEEQLKATGFRVLHLTHLSPLAERYADVVLPNQTAYEKRGQTVNLEGRVLPVEPAAINNGEADGAVAALALLAEAAGLKPPVRLLRQAAKTLHDQYKLPPLGSLWAGKAASFSSPASAGSLYLRPSMWRREQLVGAVAKVVQVCLEASPETARENGLIDGAVVEVESPVGLERATVRVVEGLPAGVMYLPALGAWSGRSLAARVLAPVEGAHD from the coding sequence ATGGCTAAAGTGACTGTAAACGATCGCGTGATCGAGGTTCCCAACGGAACCTCCGCCATGGACGCGATATTCCACGCGGGCTACGACGTGCCGCTGTTCTGCGCCGAGAAGCACCTCTCGCCGGTGGGGGCTTGTCGGATGTGCCTGGTACGCACCGGCAGCCCGCGCAAGGGGCCCGATGGCAACTGGATTCTCGACGAGAAGGGCAACCCCAAGATCTTCTGGATGCCCAAGCTGGTCGCCTCGTGCATCACGGCGGTGACCGATGGCATGGTGATCGACACCCTCTCCGACGAGGTCAAGCACGCCCAGTCGGGCATGGTCGAGCTCACCCTCTTCAACCATCCCCTCGACTGCCCCACCTGCGACAAGGGCGGGGCCTGCGAGCTGCAAGACCGCACGGTGGAGTACGGGCTGGTGGAGAAGTTCTATCACCCCAATCCCATGGAACTTCCCATGTACACCCGCTACGAGATGACCCGCAGGCACGTGGACAAGCACCACTCGCTCTCGGAGTTCATCGTGCTCGACCGCGAACGCTGCATCCACTGCAAGCGCTGCGTGCGCTACTTCGAGGAGGTCCCTGGCGACGAGGTGCTCGACTTCATCGAGCGCGGGGTGCACACCTTCATCAACACCGAAGACGACGGGCTGCCCTCCAACTTCACCGGCAACATCGTGGATATCTGCCCGGTGGGTGCGCTGCTGGACCAGACCGCCCGCTTCCGCGCACGCAACTGGGAGTACGACTCCACCGAGACCACCTCCTTAGACGACGCCTCGGGGGCGGGGATCATCGTCGATACCCGCAGCGGGGTGCTCGAGCGCATCCGCGCCGCCGAGCGCCGTGAGGTCAACGAGACCTGGATCTCCGACGCCGCCCGCTTCGGCCACGAGTGGGTGAGCCAGGACCGCCTCACCCGCCCGCTGGTGCGCCGCGACGGTAAGCTGGTGGAGGCCAGTTGGGAGGAGGCCCTCGCCGCCATCAGGGCTGGGCTGGCCGGGGTTGCCAAGCACGAGATCGGCCTTTACCTCGGCGGCAACGCCACCCTCGAGGAGGGTCTGGCCGCCGTGGAGCTGGCCGAGGCGCTGGGCACCCCTCACCGCGACTTCCAGGGCCGCACCAACAGCCCCGCCACCGCCTTCCCCGCCACCACCTTCGCCGAGCTGCTGGACGCCGGTTTCGTGCTGGTGCTGGGTGATCCCAGCGAAGAGGCCCCCACCGTTCACCTGCGCCTGTCGGAGTTCAGCCGGGGGCTCAAGCCCGCCGCTGCGCTCAACCACGGCACGCCCTTCGCCGACCTCAACATCAAGGAGCGCATGGAGCGCCGTCTGGAGAAGATGGCCCTCTTCAGCGCCTATCCCGCTCGGTTGGCCAAGTGGGCTTTTGCCTCGGGGGTGCACGCGCCGGGGGCTGAGGCCGCGCTGCTGACCGCCCTGCTGGGCCAGAGCCAGGCCGTGCCCGACGGCGTCAGCCCCGAGGCCGTCGCCTGGACCCGGCAGAGGCTCGAGGCCGGCAAGGCCGTGATCGTGCTGGGCGCGGCTGTGCTCAACGACCCGCTGGCCGCGGCCAAAGCCAGGGCTCTGGCCGAGAAGTACGGGGCCAAGGTGATGTGCATGACCCCGGCGGCCAACGCGCGGGGCCTGGAGTCGCTGGGCCTCTACCCTGGCAAGGGCGGCGTGGGTTGGACCGAAAGCGGCCTTAAGGCCGCCTACTACGGCTTCCTTCCCACCGAGGAGCAGCTCAAGGCCACCGGCTTCCGGGTGCTGCACCTGACCCACTTGAGCCCCCTGGCCGAGCGCTACGCCGACGTGGTGCTGCCCAACCAGACCGCCTACGAGAAGCGCGGCCAGACCGTCAACCTCGAGGGCCGGGTATTGCCCGTAGAGCCCGCGGCCATCAACAACGGCGAAGCCGACGGCGCGGTGGCCGCGCTGGCCCTGCTGGCCGAAGCCGCGGGCCTCAAGCCCCCGGTACGGCTGCTGCGCCAGGCCGCTAAGACCCTGCACGACCAGTACAAGCTTCCCCCCCTGGGCAGCCTGTGGGCGGGCAAGGCCGCCAGCTTCAGCAGCCCGGCCTCTGCGGGTTCGCTCTACCTGCGCCCCAGCATGTGGCGGCGCGAGCAGCTGGTAGGGGCGGTGGCCAAGGTGGTGCAGGTCTGCCTGGAAGCCAGTCCCGAGACCGCGCGGGAAAACGGTCTCATCGACGGCGCGGTGGTCGAGGTCGAGAGCCCGGTGGGGCTCGAGCGGGCCACCGTCCGGGTTGTGGAGGGCCTGCCCGCGGGGGTAATGTATCTGCCTGCCTTGGGGGCCTGGTCGGGTCGCAGTCTGGCGGCCCGGGTGCTGGCTCCGGTGGAGGGTGCGCATGACTGA